The following are encoded together in the Bradyrhizobium genosp. L genome:
- a CDS encoding spermidine synthase yields the protein MFIRSIFLGALAAACLGIGAVSAQQKETLLESRESLYNNIYVYQRAPYMIMTFGHNKQLYTESVFDTGDDRILPIPYTRFMTTALMYAKDVHSILEIGFGGGRVAWYLHRCLPDVRVTSVELDPAVLELARKYFGIKDEPNFDLEAKDGRLFLSQSKDRYDVILIDAYRGPFVPFHLMTREFYQIVKDHLAEGGVVVQNVDPDTMLFDSAVRTIGAVFPQIELYKTNDSSDDNLVTVAYDGAERKADDLAAVAGMRDKMLGLRYPLAAMLAGRKRIDLNDTQTIDAKAKVLTDDFAPVETLKAIERHNRKLP from the coding sequence ATGTTCATCCGCTCGATATTCCTCGGCGCGCTCGCAGCCGCATGTCTCGGCATCGGCGCGGTGTCCGCGCAGCAGAAGGAGACGCTGCTGGAATCCCGGGAGTCGCTCTACAACAACATCTATGTGTATCAGCGCGCGCCCTACATGATCATGACGTTCGGGCACAACAAGCAACTCTACACCGAGAGCGTGTTCGACACCGGCGACGACCGCATCCTGCCGATCCCCTATACGAGGTTCATGACCACGGCGCTGATGTACGCCAAGGACGTGCATTCGATCCTCGAGATCGGTTTCGGCGGCGGCCGCGTCGCCTGGTACCTGCACCGCTGTCTGCCCGATGTCCGCGTGACCTCGGTCGAACTCGACCCTGCCGTGCTGGAGCTCGCGCGGAAATATTTCGGGATCAAGGACGAGCCGAACTTCGACCTCGAGGCGAAAGACGGCCGCCTGTTCCTGTCGCAGTCAAAGGACAGATACGACGTCATCCTGATCGATGCCTATCGCGGCCCGTTCGTGCCGTTCCATCTCATGACCAGGGAATTCTACCAGATCGTCAAGGACCACCTCGCCGAGGGCGGCGTCGTGGTGCAGAACGTCGACCCTGATACCATGCTGTTCGATTCCGCCGTCAGGACGATCGGCGCGGTGTTTCCGCAGATCGAGCTCTACAAGACCAACGACAGTTCGGACGACAATCTCGTGACCGTCGCCTATGACGGCGCAGAGCGGAAGGCGGACGACCTCGCCGCCGTCGCAGGCATGCGCGACAAGATGCTCGGCCTGCGCTACCCGCTCGCCGCCATGCTCGCCGGTCGCAAGCGCATCGACCTCAACGATACCCAGACGATCGACGCCAAGGCCAAGGTGCTGACCGACGATTTCGCTCCCGTCGAAACGCTGAAAGCCATCGAACGGCACAACAGGAAGCTACCTTGA
- a CDS encoding fused MFS/spermidine synthase, with protein MRASRALAPTIYLIAFVAGGVLMGFEMLGSRYLFPYFGGGIGTWASLISTVLCALAVGYFVGSAIVDRFSSQRAIGTAILVAACWLALVPASADAVMQTILARIGDGPAATLSASAALLLVPLSLLGTFSPIAVSLLTRSAHEAGRVAGRVYGVSTIGNVAGTLLTTFILIPSIGSRNITYIFAVTLAACAALLFMAPARQPNEV; from the coding sequence TTGAGGGCGTCCCGCGCGCTCGCGCCGACCATCTACCTGATCGCCTTCGTCGCCGGCGGCGTCCTGATGGGTTTCGAGATGCTCGGCAGCCGCTATCTGTTCCCGTATTTCGGCGGCGGTATCGGCACCTGGGCCAGCCTGATCTCGACGGTGCTATGCGCGCTTGCCGTCGGCTATTTTGTCGGGAGCGCCATCGTCGACCGGTTTTCGTCGCAGCGCGCCATCGGCACCGCGATCCTGGTCGCGGCCTGCTGGCTCGCGCTGGTGCCGGCCTCCGCCGACGCCGTCATGCAGACGATCCTGGCCCGCATCGGCGACGGTCCCGCCGCGACGCTGTCGGCCTCGGCCGCGCTGCTGCTGGTGCCGCTGTCGCTGCTCGGCACCTTCTCGCCGATCGCCGTCAGCCTGCTGACCCGGTCGGCGCATGAGGCCGGCCGTGTGGCGGGGCGTGTCTACGGCGTCTCCACCATCGGCAATGTCGCCGGCACCCTGCTGACGACGTTCATCCTGATTCCGTCGATCGGCTCGCGCAACATCACCTATATCTTCGCGGTCACGCTTGCGGCCTGTGCCGCGTTGCTGTTCATGGCGCCGGCACGGCAGCCAAACGAGGTCTGA
- a CDS encoding M28 family peptidase, whose amino-acid sequence MLKNLRLRLAFVAALLLLAPGPLCAESSADQIKLESWDGKRALATIVDLLRFTPRAMETPGHQQAIDYITTELKKTKFDTIKPQSWIAHEAGRTMAMTNIVARFNPANPRRVIVATHYDSIIKAYRDAKHPDAPMPGANNSASGVAVLLETARVLSEMPEAPPVGIDMILFDGEEGPISMGAGDPNFYSVGSPYFTGHLSDFYPNAKPEKMLDFDMVCDRDLHLHAEQSGLHAAPAEVKKFWDIGMQIAPDAFEKEPVPYSIEDDHTAFQVAGIPSFVVIDFEYEPFYNTTEDTPDKCSVHSLEAVGRTLLRYLYLP is encoded by the coding sequence ATGCTGAAGAACCTCCGCCTCCGGCTCGCCTTCGTCGCCGCGTTGCTGCTGCTCGCGCCCGGGCCGCTATGCGCCGAGAGCAGCGCCGACCAGATCAAGCTGGAGTCCTGGGACGGCAAGCGTGCGCTCGCCACCATCGTCGACCTCTTGCGCTTCACGCCGCGCGCGATGGAGACGCCCGGCCACCAGCAGGCCATCGACTACATCACGACCGAGCTGAAGAAGACCAAGTTCGACACCATCAAGCCGCAGTCCTGGATCGCGCACGAGGCCGGCCGCACCATGGCGATGACCAACATCGTCGCCCGCTTCAATCCGGCCAATCCGCGCCGCGTCATCGTCGCCACGCATTACGACAGCATCATCAAGGCCTATCGCGATGCCAAGCATCCGGATGCGCCGATGCCGGGCGCCAACAATTCCGCCTCCGGCGTTGCCGTGCTGCTGGAGACCGCGCGCGTGCTGTCGGAGATGCCTGAGGCGCCGCCGGTCGGGATCGACATGATCCTCTTCGACGGCGAGGAAGGCCCGATCTCGATGGGCGCCGGCGATCCGAACTTCTACTCGGTCGGCTCGCCGTATTTCACCGGGCACCTCTCCGACTTCTATCCGAACGCCAAACCGGAGAAGATGCTCGACTTCGACATGGTCTGCGACCGCGACCTGCACCTGCACGCCGAGCAATCCGGGCTGCACGCGGCGCCGGCCGAGGTGAAGAAGTTCTGGGACATCGGGATGCAGATCGCGCCCGACGCCTTCGAGAAAGAGCCGGTGCCCTATTCGATCGAGGACGACCACACCGCGTTTCAGGTCGCGGGCATTCCGAGCTTCGTCGTGATCGATTTCGAATACGAGCCGTTCTACAACACCACCGAGGACACGCCCGACAAATGCTCGGTGCATAGCCTGGAGGCGGTGGGGCGCACCTTGTTGAGATATCTCTATTTGCCCTGA